From a single Lewinella sp. LCG006 genomic region:
- a CDS encoding aspartate aminotransferase family protein, translated as MTKIWTIKSQEEIKKRVFDALEKNINYDREGALGVPASYLDDKVFNQDASFLKEAPFMYALVKNPNHIGCHTLGKSEPFFAGTHAIEKELIEICAVDILKGNYEEQDGYVASGGTEANIQAIWIYRNFFKNKFSANQAEIAIVCSEDSHYSMDKAANLLSLAIYKIAVDEETRAISRPAVEEVLQRAKKEGKKYFIVVCNMMTTMFGSVDDIEVLTSSLKKFSCEFKLHVDGAYGGFYSPFTDEDSLLTFQNPDITSFTLDAHKMAQSPYGTGIFLIRKGLINNVNTQEASYVEGEDFTLIGSRSGANAIAVWMILVKNGPFGWYEKILILQKRAEWLCKQLQQLEVAYYRNPMSNIVTIRAHFLNHHITQKFGLVPDNHLTPRWFKVVVMEHVSIEKLTLFVEELKTLQQGAKKISENKHARPL; from the coding sequence ATGACAAAAATCTGGACGATAAAATCACAAGAAGAAATAAAGAAAAGGGTGTTCGATGCACTTGAGAAAAACATCAATTATGATAGAGAAGGAGCACTTGGCGTGCCTGCTTCTTATTTAGATGATAAGGTATTCAATCAAGATGCATCTTTCTTAAAAGAAGCGCCATTCATGTATGCGCTGGTCAAAAATCCTAATCATATAGGGTGCCATACTTTAGGCAAATCGGAACCCTTCTTTGCAGGGACACATGCCATTGAAAAAGAACTGATTGAAATCTGCGCAGTCGATATTCTGAAAGGAAATTATGAAGAGCAAGATGGCTACGTAGCGTCAGGAGGAACCGAAGCAAATATCCAGGCGATCTGGATATACAGAAACTTTTTTAAGAATAAATTTTCAGCCAACCAAGCGGAAATAGCGATAGTATGCAGTGAGGATAGTCATTATTCCATGGATAAAGCAGCCAATCTCTTGTCATTAGCGATTTATAAAATAGCGGTTGATGAAGAAACAAGAGCAATTAGCCGCCCGGCAGTTGAAGAGGTATTACAGCGCGCGAAAAAGGAGGGTAAAAAATATTTCATTGTTGTCTGTAATATGATGACAACCATGTTTGGTTCTGTTGATGATATCGAAGTATTGACCTCCTCCTTGAAGAAATTTTCATGTGAGTTCAAGCTTCACGTGGATGGAGCTTATGGTGGGTTTTATTCCCCTTTTACCGATGAGGATAGCTTACTCACTTTCCAAAATCCTGATATAACGTCATTTACGCTCGATGCGCATAAAATGGCCCAATCTCCTTATGGCACCGGTATCTTCCTAATAAGAAAAGGGCTGATCAATAACGTAAATACACAAGAAGCAAGCTATGTAGAGGGAGAGGACTTTACCTTGATAGGCAGTAGATCAGGGGCAAATGCTATTGCTGTTTGGATGATTTTAGTAAAAAATGGACCATTCGGTTGGTACGAAAAGATACTAATACTCCAAAAACGAGCAGAATGGTTATGCAAGCAATTGCAACAATTGGAGGTAGCGTATTATCGAAACCCCATGTCGAATATAGTAACCATCAGAGCGCATTTTCTGAATCACCATATTACGCAAAAGTTTGGATTGGTTCCTGACAATCACTTGACCCCTCGTTGGTTCAAAGTGGTGGTAATGGAGCATGTTTCAATAGAAAAATTGACTTTATTTGTTGAGGAGCTAAAGACTTTACAACAAGGAGCCAAGAAAATTTCAGAGAACAAGCATGCTAGACCATTGTAG